Genomic segment of Methanomassiliicoccales archaeon:
CCAGTTAGCTTACCCGTTTAATTAAAGGGGTTTGGATGGTGCGCGTAGGGCTAAAGCGTGTAAATATTACGCCTCCTATAGGGACACCGCTCGGCGGCTATATTGCTAGAAAGGGGGTGTCGCAGGGAATACACGATGACCTTTACGCCAATGCGCTGGTATTGGAGTCCAGGGAGGTAGCTCTAGCCCTGGTAACATCGGATTTGATAGGCTTGCCTCAAGAGTTGGTGCATAAAATCAGGCTTAACGTGCAAAAGTTAACAGGAATACCATCAAATCATGTATTGGTTGCGGCTACTCACACCCATTCCGGCCCTGATATCCTGATGGGTTACCAGGGAATGGCTCCTGAAGCTTACGTAGAAGTGTTGATGGCTACAATCGTTGGTAGCGTCTACGCGGCCTGGCGTAACTTACATCCAGGTGAAATAGGAGTAGGACAGGGCTGGATCGAAGGGATCGGGAAAAACCGGCGGACTCCAACCGGTACCCCGGTAGACCCACGGGTAGGAGTTTTGACAATAAACATTAATAAAAAGCTTCATGGAATATTAATAAATTATACGTGCCATCCGGTAGTTCTTGGGCCTGATAATTTGTTTATAACTGCTGACTATCCTGGCTATACAGTAAGGGTGATAGAACGCGCTCTCGAGGGAGTAATGGCTATGTTTACCAATGGGGCGGCCGGTGACATTAACACAGGCCACTCTGCTGAACATAGTGCGCTTGGGGAACGTATAGCTGGCCGAACGTTTGATCGTGCTGAAAAACTGGGTACAATGCTGGCCGGCGAAGTTTTGAAAGTGCTTGGAATGATCGAGCCTAATTCAAATATTGCTGTCGCCGTAAGGACTAGAGAAATATCTCTTCCGCTGAAGCCATTGCCCTCGTTAGAAGAGGCAGAAGCCTTTGCAAAGCAGAAAGAGCAGACTTTAAACGAGTTGCTAAGGAGAAAAGGACCATCAGAGCTAATAACAAAAGCCAGGGTAGAAAAACTTTATGCTGATCTTTTGCTAGAACGAGTTCGCAAAAGAAGCCAACATCCACATGAAACGTTTAAATATGTAGAGCTTCAAGCTGTCAGAATTGGGGATTGTGCATTACTGGCGTTTCCAGGCGAACTTTTTGTTGAGATTGGTTTAGAGATAAAGACAAAGTCACCTTTTAAATATACATTTATCATAGGCTATGCAAACGGATATGTAGGCTACGTTCCCACTAAACAAGCGTTTACAGAAGGTGGCTATGAAGTAGTCGCAACTGATTTTGCTCCTGAAGCTCATGAAATTATTGTTGAAGAGTCATTGGAGTTACTAAATGCGCTTACGTAAAATGTGTTAAAAAGGAGGAGCAATGAGCTTGGAAGTCAAACCAATTGTGAAAATAAAAATAGACAATTTAGTGGTCGAGGTGTACAGAAGTCGAGAGGAAATGGGAAAAGCTGCGGCTGCGTTCACAGCCGCTGTTGTTCAAAAGTTGTTAACCAAAAAGCAGCAAATCAATATGGCATTTGCTGCTGCTCCTTCCCAAAATGAATTCTTAGACTGCTTAGTCACAATGTCAAGCATAAAATGGGAATTTATCCGCGCTTTCCATCTTGATGAATATCTAGGACTGCCTTTTGAAGCGCCGCAACGCTTGTCACAGTATCTTCGTAAAAAACTATTTGATCGAGTACCATTTATGGAAGTGCATTATATTGTGCCTGAGAGTAAAGCAACGCCAGAGGAGATATGTGCTCGTTACCGGGAGCTCTTGGACCGATATCCATTACATATTGCGTGTATCGGTATAGGAGAGAACGGCCATATTGCCTTTAATGACCCACCAGTGGCAGACTTCTGTGACCCATGCAAAGTCAAGGTAGTCCGTTTGGATGAAACTTGCCGTCGCCAACAGGTCAATGACGGATGCTTTGCCACCTTGGACAAAGTTCCTACACACGCTATTACCCTTACGATTCCCGCTATAATGGAAGCTAAAACAATTGTATGTGTAGTGCCGGGGAGGCGAAAACGTGAAGCCATTAAAAGAGCCCTGGAAGGGCCGATTACTACGGAGTGCCCTGCAAGTATTTTGCGTACACATCAACATGCTACCTTGTTCCTTGATAGCGAGAGTGCTTCTTTAATCCTTGGGAGGTGATCGCCGATGTCCAAATATACGGAAATTTATAAAGATACAGTGATTAGCCTCCTTCAAGAAATCGAGGAACAAGAGCAAGAAGCTATAAACCGAGCGGCTGATTTAATGGCTGAAACGATCAAGAAAGACCAACTAATTCATGTTATTGGCCCCGGGGGACACTCCAACATAGGAGCTTATGAAATGTTTTATCGAGCTGGCGGATTGGTCCCTGTAAACGCAATCCTTGATCCGGGAACCTTGTTAAGCATGGGAGCAAGACGTTCTACTATAATCGAGCGCACCCCTGAATATGGCCGAGCCGTCTTGGAGGCTTTTGATGTTGATGACGGTGTTTTGATAATTGTGAACGCCTACGGAATCAACGCGATGTGCATAGATGTAGCGCTTGAAGCGCGGAGACGTGGTGTGCCCACCATAGGGATAACCAGCCGAGCCTTTGCTGAAAAAGTCCCTCCAGACCATCCAGCTCGACATCCTTCAAAGAAGAATTTGTTCGAGGTTGTAGATGTGCACGTAGATTGTCATATGCCTTTCGGAGACGCTGTGGTATCGATCGAAGGACTTCAGCAAAAAGTAGCTCCTGTATCCACATTGGTTAATTGCTTTACCTTAAATCTTCTTGTCATCAGAACGGTAGAGAAATTACTTGCGCAAGGGATTATACCTCCTGTGTGGGTTAGTGCTAACGTTCCGGGAGGCGATGAGGCAAACAAAAATTACATTGAAAAATACAAAGGGCGCATTCGCTTGTTG
This window contains:
- a CDS encoding neutral/alkaline non-lysosomal ceramidase N-terminal domain-containing protein, with translation MVRVGLKRVNITPPIGTPLGGYIARKGVSQGIHDDLYANALVLESREVALALVTSDLIGLPQELVHKIRLNVQKLTGIPSNHVLVAATHTHSGPDILMGYQGMAPEAYVEVLMATIVGSVYAAWRNLHPGEIGVGQGWIEGIGKNRRTPTGTPVDPRVGVLTININKKLHGILINYTCHPVVLGPDNLFITADYPGYTVRVIERALEGVMAMFTNGAAGDINTGHSAEHSALGERIAGRTFDRAEKLGTMLAGEVLKVLGMIEPNSNIAVAVRTREISLPLKPLPSLEEAEAFAKQKEQTLNELLRRKGPSELITKARVEKLYADLLLERVRKRSQHPHETFKYVELQAVRIGDCALLAFPGELFVEIGLEIKTKSPFKYTFIIGYANGYVGYVPTKQAFTEGGYEVVATDFAPEAHEIIVEESLELLNALT
- a CDS encoding glucosamine-6-phosphate deaminase, producing the protein MSLEVKPIVKIKIDNLVVEVYRSREEMGKAAAAFTAAVVQKLLTKKQQINMAFAAAPSQNEFLDCLVTMSSIKWEFIRAFHLDEYLGLPFEAPQRLSQYLRKKLFDRVPFMEVHYIVPESKATPEEICARYRELLDRYPLHIACIGIGENGHIAFNDPPVADFCDPCKVKVVRLDETCRRQQVNDGCFATLDKVPTHAITLTIPAIMEAKTIVCVVPGRRKREAIKRALEGPITTECPASILRTHQHATLFLDSESASLILGR
- a CDS encoding SIS domain-containing protein, whose amino-acid sequence is MSKYTEIYKDTVISLLQEIEEQEQEAINRAADLMAETIKKDQLIHVIGPGGHSNIGAYEMFYRAGGLVPVNAILDPGTLLSMGARRSTIIERTPEYGRAVLEAFDVDDGVLIIVNAYGINAMCIDVALEARRRGVPTIGITSRAFAEKVPPDHPARHPSKKNLFEVVDVHVDCHMPFGDAVVSIEGLQQKVAPVSTLVNCFTLNLLVIRTVEKLLAQGIIPPVWVSANVPGGDEANKNYIEKYKGRIRLL